Proteins encoded in a region of the Novibacillus thermophilus genome:
- the tyrS gene encoding tyrosine--tRNA ligase: MSDRQIAQEVERQWNILRRGVVEIIPEAELKERLTRSLREDRPLKVKLGLDPSAPDIHIGHTVVLHKLRQFQELGHVVQLIIGDFTGRIGDPTGKSETRKQLTEAEIEENARTYKEQLFKILDPEQTEVHFNSKWLAPLTFSDVLELAAKTTVARMLERDDFERRYRANQAISVHEFFYPLMQGYDSVALGCDVELGGTDQKFNLLMGRQLQQEYGQEPQIVMMLPLLEGLDGEKKMSKSLGNYIGIDDEPNDMYGKAMSVPDELMLKYFELATDLPMEELELLEQQLTTGTLHPRDAKMQLAKTFVRMYHGEEAAEGAEQHFKTVFQQNALPEDIPEVVLGKGELENGKLWIVKLLTRLDLVPSNGEARRMVGQGAVKIDGQKVEGAGVDVDVTDGMIVQVGKRKFARVRVEA, encoded by the coding sequence ATGTCTGATCGACAGATTGCGCAAGAAGTGGAACGCCAGTGGAATATTTTGCGCCGCGGGGTGGTGGAGATTATTCCCGAGGCGGAGCTGAAGGAGCGGCTTACCCGCTCTTTGAGAGAAGATCGACCGTTGAAAGTGAAGCTGGGTCTCGACCCGTCAGCGCCGGACATCCACATCGGTCACACGGTCGTCCTGCACAAGCTGCGCCAGTTCCAGGAGCTGGGGCACGTCGTGCAGCTCATCATCGGAGATTTTACGGGGAGGATCGGGGACCCGACCGGAAAATCGGAAACGCGGAAGCAGTTGACAGAAGCGGAGATCGAGGAGAATGCTCGAACGTATAAGGAACAGTTGTTTAAAATTTTAGATCCTGAACAGACGGAAGTGCACTTTAACAGCAAATGGCTCGCACCCCTCACGTTTTCCGATGTGTTGGAGCTGGCGGCCAAAACGACCGTGGCAAGGATGCTGGAGCGGGACGATTTTGAGAGGCGCTACCGCGCCAATCAGGCGATCAGCGTACACGAATTTTTCTACCCCCTCATGCAAGGGTATGACTCGGTCGCACTCGGGTGCGACGTGGAACTGGGGGGGACGGACCAAAAGTTCAACCTGCTCATGGGACGCCAGTTGCAGCAGGAATACGGCCAAGAGCCGCAAATTGTGATGATGTTGCCGCTCCTAGAAGGGTTGGACGGCGAAAAGAAGATGAGTAAAAGTCTCGGCAATTACATCGGTATTGACGATGAACCGAACGACATGTACGGAAAGGCCATGTCTGTGCCAGACGAGTTGATGTTGAAGTACTTCGAGCTGGCCACCGACCTCCCCATGGAAGAGTTGGAATTGCTGGAGCAACAGTTGACGACGGGGACCTTGCATCCTCGTGATGCCAAAATGCAACTGGCGAAGACGTTCGTCCGCATGTACCACGGAGAAGAAGCAGCGGAAGGAGCAGAGCAGCATTTTAAAACGGTGTTCCAGCAGAACGCCTTGCCGGAGGACATACCGGAAGTGGTCCTGGGCAAAGGAGAACTGGAAAACGGCAAGCTGTGGATCGTGAAATTGCTCACCCGACTGGATCTCGTGCCGTCCAACGGCGAGGCGCGGCGCATGGTCGGGCAAGGTGCCGTCAAAATCGACGGGCAAAAAGTCGAGGGAGCGGGTGTGGACGTCGATGTCACAGACGGCATGATCGTACAAGTGGGAAAACGCAAATTTGCCCGGGTGAGAGTGGAGGCATAA
- the rpsD gene encoding 30S ribosomal protein S4, translated as MARYTGPRWKLSRRLGISLSGTGKELKRPYPPGEHGATQRRKLSEYGLQLQEKQKLRHMYGLSEKQFRRTFEKAGKMTGVHGENFMILLECRLDNLVYRLGLARTRAQARQLVVHGHVTVNGKKVDRPSYQVKPNDVIGLREKSRNLDIVKEALENRNFLPDYLSFDEEKKEGTLTRLPERAELPSEINETLIVEFYSR; from the coding sequence ATGGCACGTTACACAGGACCTCGCTGGAAATTAAGCCGCCGCTTGGGCATTTCTTTGAGCGGAACCGGTAAAGAACTAAAACGTCCGTACCCGCCGGGCGAGCACGGCGCTACGCAGCGGCGTAAGTTGAGTGAGTACGGGCTGCAGCTTCAAGAAAAGCAAAAACTGCGTCACATGTACGGTTTGTCGGAAAAACAATTCCGTCGTACGTTCGAGAAGGCCGGAAAAATGACAGGAGTTCACGGCGAGAACTTCATGATCTTGCTCGAGTGCCGTCTGGACAACCTCGTCTACCGTTTAGGTCTGGCCCGCACTCGTGCACAGGCACGCCAACTGGTCGTTCACGGCCACGTCACCGTCAACGGCAAAAAAGTGGACCGCCCGTCCTACCAGGTCAAGCCGAACGACGTCATCGGGCTTCGGGAGAAGAGCCGCAACCTCGACATCGTGAAAGAGGCGTTGGAAAATCGGAACTTCTTGCCGGACTACTTGTCGTTTGACGAAGAGAAAAAAGAAGGCACGTTGACACGTTTGCCGGAACGCGCAGAACTTCCTTCTGAGATCAACGAAACACTCATCGTCGAATTCTATTCCCGTTAA
- a CDS encoding transglycosylase domain-containing protein yields MANLPERKKPRWFRVCQYIITSILAVIVLGLAAGFIAVGTAAGFVASHVKEQPIPSKEELKQDIEQFTLTSFLFDKNGKPIGSGELRTANDRVLVKLKDVSPYFVDAIVATEDKEFFEHAGIVPRSLLRAAVQDLIGSSTTTGGSTITQQLVKLSVLKDPEKTYSRKAREIFLALRLERLFDKEDILTSYINRIYFGRGPGGEHLYGIEAAAESLFGVSAKDLNLAQAAYLAGMPQRPNAYSPLEEDTLKAGLQRQHTVLSRMLENGKITDAQFQKATSFDLKASLAEPAPYTYEQYPYLFEAVHKRAAEKLMELDDIQLEKLQPKQYDRLLAEYKSRLAEGGYRIHTTIDLKLYDALNEAVREYDGYKPDVEVKVEGINGEIIAKEQVGSVVIDVKTGALLAFVGGRDKEHIKNRALDAYKQPGSSAKPLLAYGPGMASGVLQPGTVLKDTPEVAKVGGHTVSNYAHNFHGNVTVREALKHSYNVAAIDAFRKVGIEKGYEFIADMGMDVPPEQRVPVGVLGVNGFSPEQMASAYAMFANKGAFNEPYLIQRIEDAEGSTVYEHKVKPKRMMSEKSAYLLTDVLRDVLKSGTGTWIGSRISGAYDVAGKTGTTQHAKDVWFVGYTPEIAMSVWVGYDYEQTSPVVRPNENLAKIMWTKLFHTIQETVPDLSPAGSQFERPDGLVSVSICKDSGKRAANGKHAPGTVYSELFSADQVPDELCEPKEEKQKHQAGDRDEPTPKREKPADQNTTSDEEATDTRKPNDGRHPVKGQEGDEVPGNDDDPNGDEPPPEDGKDGGEPSDGGETGNDPDEPPGDGNGDDSDGEGDEGSSGGNRPGEDSPTDSGQHSVKFMPPLSPGQICVFPLVRSCRL; encoded by the coding sequence ATGGCCAATTTGCCGGAGAGAAAAAAGCCGCGCTGGTTCCGTGTTTGTCAATACATCATCACGTCTATCCTCGCAGTGATCGTCCTCGGACTCGCAGCCGGCTTCATCGCGGTGGGAACTGCAGCGGGATTTGTCGCTTCCCATGTCAAAGAACAACCGATACCGAGCAAAGAAGAGCTAAAACAAGACATCGAACAGTTCACACTGACGAGTTTCCTGTTCGACAAGAACGGCAAACCGATCGGCAGCGGTGAACTGCGCACAGCGAACGATCGCGTGCTCGTGAAACTGAAAGACGTCTCCCCTTACTTTGTCGACGCCATCGTCGCGACAGAGGACAAAGAATTTTTCGAACACGCCGGCATCGTTCCCCGTTCGCTCCTGCGGGCGGCAGTCCAAGACCTCATCGGCAGTTCTACCACGACCGGCGGCAGCACCATTACCCAACAACTCGTCAAACTGTCTGTGCTCAAAGACCCGGAAAAGACGTACAGCCGCAAAGCGCGGGAAATATTCCTCGCCCTGCGCCTTGAACGCCTATTTGACAAAGAAGATATTTTGACCTCGTACATCAACCGCATTTACTTTGGGCGAGGACCGGGCGGTGAACATTTATACGGCATTGAAGCCGCAGCGGAAAGCCTCTTTGGCGTCAGCGCCAAGGACTTAAACCTTGCCCAGGCCGCGTACTTAGCGGGCATGCCGCAGCGACCGAACGCTTACTCTCCACTGGAAGAGGACACGCTGAAAGCCGGGCTTCAGCGCCAGCATACGGTATTGAGCCGCATGCTGGAAAACGGTAAAATCACCGATGCCCAATTCCAAAAGGCAACATCGTTTGACTTGAAAGCGTCCCTCGCCGAACCGGCGCCTTACACGTATGAACAGTACCCTTACTTGTTCGAAGCAGTTCACAAGCGGGCGGCAGAAAAACTGATGGAGCTGGACGACATCCAACTGGAGAAACTACAGCCGAAGCAGTACGACCGCCTGCTCGCCGAATACAAATCACGCCTTGCAGAAGGCGGTTACCGCATACACACGACGATAGACCTGAAACTGTACGACGCTTTAAACGAAGCCGTTCGGGAATACGACGGCTACAAGCCGGATGTCGAAGTAAAAGTTGAAGGAATCAACGGCGAGATCATCGCCAAAGAGCAAGTCGGATCGGTCGTCATCGACGTAAAAACCGGGGCTCTGCTGGCGTTCGTCGGCGGCAGAGACAAGGAACACATTAAGAACCGCGCCCTCGACGCGTATAAACAGCCCGGCTCCTCGGCCAAACCCCTTTTAGCTTACGGCCCGGGAATGGCGAGCGGCGTCCTTCAGCCGGGAACGGTTTTGAAAGATACCCCTGAAGTGGCTAAAGTCGGCGGACACACCGTCAGCAACTACGCCCACAACTTCCACGGCAACGTCACTGTGCGCGAAGCGCTGAAACACTCATACAACGTCGCAGCCATCGACGCTTTTCGCAAAGTCGGGATTGAAAAAGGCTACGAATTCATCGCCGACATGGGCATGGACGTCCCTCCCGAGCAGCGCGTCCCTGTGGGCGTCTTGGGAGTGAACGGCTTCTCCCCGGAGCAGATGGCCAGCGCGTACGCCATGTTTGCCAACAAGGGAGCGTTCAACGAGCCGTATCTCATCCAACGCATTGAGGACGCTGAAGGAAGCACCGTTTACGAACACAAAGTAAAACCGAAACGCATGATGTCGGAAAAATCCGCCTATCTGTTGACCGACGTGTTGCGCGATGTGTTGAAGAGTGGCACGGGCACATGGATCGGGAGTCGGATTAGCGGCGCTTACGACGTCGCCGGCAAAACGGGAACGACACAACACGCGAAGGACGTGTGGTTCGTCGGCTACACCCCCGAGATCGCCATGAGCGTTTGGGTCGGATACGACTATGAACAAACGTCTCCTGTCGTCCGTCCCAATGAAAACTTGGCTAAAATCATGTGGACAAAGCTGTTTCACACCATACAGGAGACGGTCCCGGACCTGTCCCCAGCGGGAAGTCAATTCGAACGGCCCGACGGCCTCGTCAGCGTGTCTATATGTAAAGACTCCGGAAAGCGTGCTGCCAATGGCAAGCACGCTCCCGGCACGGTCTATTCCGAACTGTTTTCGGCAGATCAGGTGCCGGACGAGCTCTGCGAACCGAAAGAAGAGAAACAGAAACACCAAGCGGGCGACAGAGACGAGCCCACCCCTAAAAGGGAAAAACCGGCCGATCAGAACACCACGTCCGACGAGGAGGCCACAGACACTAGAAAGCCGAACGACGGTCGCCATCCCGTAAAAGGGCAAGAAGGTGATGAGGTTCCAGGGAACGACGACGACCCAAACGGCGACGAACCGCCGCCAGAAGACGGAAAAGACGGTGGCGAACCGTCTGACGGCGGAGAAACCGGAAACGATCCTGACGAACCTCCCGGCGACGGAAACGGAGACGACAGCGACGGAGAAGGTGATGAAGGGAGCTCCGGGGGGAATCGTCCGGGCGAGGACAGTCCGACGGACAGTGGACAACACTCCGTCAAATTTATGCCTCCACTCTCACCCGGGCAAATTTGCGTTTTCCCACTTGTACGATCATGCCGTCTGTGA